From Malassezia restricta chromosome VIII, complete sequence, the proteins below share one genomic window:
- a CDS encoding aarF domain kinase produces MRPIVCMTGGIHRLVANARVAQHSLALPVWVPHSKMHVRFASHEASERRKTLGRLALAPPRYPPKEAPEPIVFDEPAVPFPHRAANQQAAFYRSSRVASYVLAAAIVLGGTAYFGSHALSADDGSPKDRSPPSTLESLYMELKKGLSDSNASQTAQFMVLALKRSTIIIKAVALCVLDYRRTLNAKYASKEEENESLRECHLRSAQRLLEALQANGGLYIKLGQHLSSVILLPPEWTATMRPLQDQNEPTPLPELEIMFHNETGKTFEEAFSWMDEKPLGVASLAQVHRACDRETGQVLAVKMLHPNVERFSDIDMRMVTILVRWVKRMFPQFSFEWLADEMNKNLPLELDFRHEAGNSLRAQKDFAQYKSTCVYFPKVPWVHKRVMAMEFVNGHRPDDLVYLAEHKIDRNRVSQELSRIFAQMLYMHGFFHADPHGGNVLIRPRQPGSRSSENFEIVLLDHGLYFAIDEELRANYARFWLSLLSRTTPKVTQERRKYAKLIGNIGDDLYPVLESAITGRSGLEGSDNNNPSGVKGRPRKSSLLDLDSNTSISDEEKDHIRKTVLEKEGLLLDVMELLRRVPRVMLMVLKINDLTRGLDAHLHTTHGTARPFIITARYCALAARRNDKEKLAQCRREHGVSLHWLRDNIVSWWNYVYFNHGLMLLERLSDIKARIAKYTLYARAMFSDGFDTRAAHLAATGVSAQEHEEQRDREASEKAKRALRSDASSSTA; encoded by the coding sequence ATGCGGCCCATCGTGTGCATGACTGGAGGCATTCATCGTCTCGTGGCAAATGCGAGGGTGGCACAGCACTCGCTTGCGCTACCCGTGTGGGTGCCGCATAGCAAGATGCATGTGCGCTTCGCTAGTCATGAAGCATCGGAACGCCGCAAGACACTTGGCAGGCTCGCGCTCGCACCACCACGATACCCACCAAAAGAGGCCCCAGAACCAATTGTGTTCGATGAGCCAGCCGTACCGTTTCCACACCGTGCGGCCAATCAGCAAGCCGCCTTTTATCGCAGCTCACGCGTTGCCTCGTACGTGCTAGCCGCGGCCATTGTGCTAGGTGGTACGGCATACTTTGGCAGTCATGCCCTTTCAGCGGATGATGGATCGCCCAAGGACAGATCGCCTCCGTCCACACTCGAATCGCTGTACATGGAACTCAAGAAGGGCTTGTCAGACTCGAATGCTTCACAAACTGCCCAATTTATGGTGCTCGCGCTGAAGCGCTCCACCATCATTATCAAGGCTGTGGCTCTTTGCGTTCTAGATTATCGCCGCACGCTTAACGCAAAGTATGCATCCAAGGAGGAGGAGAATGAGAGCTTGCGCGAGTGCCATTTGCGGTcggcgcagcgtctgctCGAGGCACTACAGGCCAATGGTGGTCTCTACATCAAGCTGGGACAGCACCTTTCATCCGTCATCCTGCTCCCGCCTGAGTGGACAGCGACTATGCGCCCCTTGCAAGACCAGAACGAGCCAACACCATTGCCTGAGCTTGAAATCATGTTCCACAACGAGACAGGCAAGACATTTGAGGAGGCATTTTCGTGGATGGATGAAAAGCCGCTCGGTGTGGCATCTCTCGCTCAAGTGCATCGTGCCTGTGACCGCGAGACGGGTCAAGTACTTGCCGTCAAGATGCTGCACCCGAACGTGGAGCGCTTCTCGGATATTGATATGCGAATGGTAACCATTCTTGTCCGGTGGGTGAAGCGCATGTTCCCCCAGTTCTCCTTTGAATGGCTCGCGGACGAGATGAACAAGAATCTGCCACTGGAGCTGGATTTCCGTCATGAAGCAGGCAACTCTCTGCGGGCGCAGAAAGACTTTGCTCAGTACAAGTCGACGTGTGTGTACTTTCCCAAGGTGCCTTGGGTACACAAGCGCGTCATGGCCATGGAATTCGTGAATGGCCACCGCCCCGATGACCTTGTGTACCTGGCAGAGCACAAAATCGACCGGAATCGCGTCTCGCAGGAGCTCTCGCGCATTTTTGCCCAGATGCTATACATGCACGGATTTTTCCATGCAGACCCACACGGCGGCAATGTCTTGATCCGCCCGCGCCAGCCGggctcgcgctccagcgaGAATTTTGAAATTGTGTTGCTCGACCATGGCTTGTACTttgccatcgacgaggagctgcgcgccaACTATGCGCGCTTTTGGCTCTCACTTCTCTCTCGCACCACGCCCAAAGTGACACAAGAGCGACGTAAATATGCCAAGCTGATTGGTAATATTGGCGATGACCTGTACCCGGTGCTGGAGAGTGCCATTACGGGTCGCTCGGGTCTCGAGGGCAGCGATAACAACAATCCATCAGGCGTGAAAGGCCGGCCACGCAAGTCGTCTCTCCTGGATCTTGACTCGAACACGAGCATCTCAGATGAAGAGAAAGATCATATCCGCAAGACGGTTTTGGAGAAGGAAGGCTTGTTGCTGGACGTGATGGAGCTGCTCCGCCGTGTGCCGCGAGTCATGCTCATGGTGCTCAAGATCAATGACCTCACCCGAGGCCTTGATGCGCACCTGCATAcgacgcacggcacggCCCGCCCTTTTATTATCACAGCACGGTACTGTGCGCTAGCCGCGCGCAGAAATGATAAGGAAAAACTTGCTCAATGTCGTCGCGAGCATGGCGTGTCCCTGCATTGGCTTCGCGACAATATCGTCTCGTGGTGGAACTATGTATACTTCAACCACGGCCtcatgctgctcgagcgcctgtCGGATATCAAGGCCCGTATCGCTAAGTATACATTGTATGCGCGCGCTATGTTCTCTGATGGCTTCGATACACGGGCAGCACACCTCGCAGCCACGGGTGTCTCGGCGCAAGAGCACGAAGAACAGCGTGATCGTGAAGCCAGTGAGAAAGCAAAGCGCGCTCTCCGATCTGATGCATCAAGTAGCACCGCATAA